A window of Diabrotica virgifera virgifera chromosome 9, PGI_DIABVI_V3a contains these coding sequences:
- the LOC126891480 gene encoding uncharacterized protein LOC126891480, whose translation MSKCKIDSLPPTEGVLKQHAYRTYLQLHSWLRHFNLVFKPNSSLTKELNTTDWGWKISKGELIPSSLPDSFEYKVVNFHEINGNDDAFNAVIRANITTQEDAQNWLKEFENINKVNFRVLRTYPNDSVKLVFKKDYRCHHNTQAHLPSSKTKNPSSKHVNCQAFLIITLKQSSMKR comes from the exons ATGTCCAAATGCAAAATAGATAGTTTACCACCGACTGAGGGAGTTCTTAAACAACATGCCTACAGAACATATTTGCAACTACATTCATGGTTAAGacattttaatttagtttttaaaCCAAATTCTTCGTTGACAAAAGAATTAAACACCACTGATTGGGGTTGGAAGATATCAAAGGGAGAGTTAATTCCT agCTCCCTCCCAGACTCATTTGAGTATAAGGTGGTTAATTTTCACGAAATAAATGGAAATGATGACGCATTTAATGCAGTGATTAGAGCTAATATAACAACACAAGAAGATGCTCAAAATTGGCTCAAAGAATTTGAAAATATTAATAAAGTAAATTTTAGAGTTCTAAGAACTTATCCAAATGATTCTGTGAAGCTTGTGTTCAAG AAAGACTATCGATGCCATCACAATACTCAGGCTCATTTGCCTTCATCAAAGACAAAAAATCCGTCATCTAAACATGTTAACTGTCAGGCCTTTTTAATAATTACATTGAAACAATCAAGTATGAAAAGGTAA